A stretch of DNA from Desmospora activa DSM 45169:
CAGTTGCTCTACCAGTTGAGCTACACCGGCGAAAATGGTGGTTCGGGACGGAATCGAACCGCCGACACGAGGATTTTCAGTCCTCTGCTCTACCGACTGAGCTACCGAACCGCAGGTATTCAAGATTATATCATGCGCTTTCCACTTAGTCAAGACAAGGTTATGGCGGAGAGGGAGGGATTCGAACCCTCGAGACGGGTTTAGCCCGCCTACACGATTTCCAATCGTGCTCCTTCGGCCAGCTCGGACACCTCTCCATAAATGAATATATAAGGCTTAACTCATTATATACGGTAACATCAAGAACCCAATTGTGCCTAAAAGCAAAAGCAATGAAAATCCAATGGATAAAACAACACTGATGGCACCCATGATAATACCCGCTTTAGCCTGCCCGCTCGACTCCGCTGAACGTGCTACGAACCCTAGGATCAAAGCAACCGCACCAACAACTAAACAAAATAAAGGGGAAAAGATGCCGAAAATAAGTGCAAACAACGGTGAGATAAAAGTAAACACTAAGCTCGTAATTCCGGTAATCATCGCTATTAGTGCCTGTCCGTTTAAAGCAGGATTTCCCCGAACAGATTTTGCCATTTGTTTTGCTGGTTCCATTTTGATCGCCTATTTTAAAGCTAAAGCATAAATGGATACAATTCATGAGGCTATAGGTACCCACTAATTTTATCCTAAAAAGGAAAAACGCCTGGCAACGTCCTACTCTCCCAGGGGCCTGCGCCCCAAGTACCATCGGCGCTGGAGGGCTTAACTGCCGTGTTCGGGATGGGAACGGGTGGAT
This window harbors:
- a CDS encoding DUF4190 domain-containing protein gives rise to the protein MEPAKQMAKSVRGNPALNGQALIAMITGITSLVFTFISPLFALIFGIFSPLFCLVVGAVALILGFVARSAESSGQAKAGIIMGAISVVLSIGFSLLLLLGTIGFLMLPYIMS